From one Gossypium hirsutum isolate 1008001.06 chromosome D08, Gossypium_hirsutum_v2.1, whole genome shotgun sequence genomic stretch:
- the LOC107913593 gene encoding universal stress protein PHOS34, whose amino-acid sequence MATTTEKQAMVVGIDDSEHSTYALQWILDHFFAPFASNPPFKLVIVHAKPTASSAVGLAGPGAADVLPYVDADLRKIAARVVEKAKELCLSKSVHDAVVEVVEGDARNVLCDAVEKHHASVLAVGSHGYGAIKRAVLGSVSDYCSHHAHCSVMIVKKPKIKH is encoded by the exons ATGGCAACAACGACGGAGAAGCAAGCCATGGTTGTTGGAATCGACGACAGCGAGCACAGTACGTACGCGCTGCAGTGGATCCTCGATCACTTCTTTGCTCCTTTCGCTTCCAATCCTCCTTTCAAGCTCGTCATCGTTCATGCCAAGCCTACTGCTTCTTCTGCTGTTGGTCTCGCCGGACCTG GAGCTGCTGATGTATTGCCCTATGTGGATGCGGATTTGAGGAAGATCGCTGCCAGGGTTGTTGAGAAAGCCAAGGAACTCTGCCTTAGCAAATCG GTACATGATGCCGTAGTTGAAGTGGTGGAAGGTGATGCAAGGAATGTTCTCTGTGACGCTGTAGAAAAACACCATGCCTCCGTTCTCGCTGTTGGTAGCCATGGTTATGGAGCTATAAAGAG GGCTGTTCTTGGCAGTGTGAGTGATTATTGTTCTCACCATGCTCATTGCTCTGTGATGATTGTGAAGAAGCCGAAGATCAAACATTAA